TTCTTGTCCAGGATGGAGCCGTCGCCGCTGCTCGAGCCCTGCATCCCGCTGATGACGTCGAACGCCCAGTCCCAGTCGTCCGGTTCGTAGTCTCTGACGATGTCCGCGAACGCGACGTTCCGGAGGATTTCGTCGCCGATCGCTCGCTTCCAGACCTCGTTGTAGTGTGCGAGGCCGTCCGTCGCCGCCAGTCGCCCGGCGATCTTGCCCGTGCGAACAGCGACGTGGTAGCCGCCTTCGTGGAAGGCCGAGGTCGTCCCCATCGCGCCGCCCGCGACGGCGATGTTCGCACCTACGGGGGACTCGATCGGCCGCGTCGACGAAATTGGATACGTTTCGGTTCCCTTCGACTTCCCGCGATCCTCGACGATCGGGATGTCTTCCTCGATATCGTACTCGTCACCGTACTCTTGCTCGAGCAGACGGCGGATGTACTCCGCGCCGTTCGGAATCCCGTCGTCGCTCGGTTTCAGAAGCTTGTACGATTCGGGGTGGGCGACGTCCTCGAGGTCCATCCCGATGGGCATCGTCAGGCCGACGCGGGCGACGGTGCCGTCGTTGGGGAAGATCCACGGGTAGGCGGTCTCGCCGGGCATGTAGCCCCACCAGAACTTGAGGGTGTCTTCGAACTCGGCGAACAGCTCCTCGGGGAATTCGCGGTACTGCTGGTAGGCGATGTGGTTCGCCGTCGGGGGCGAGAGGTGGTCGGAGACGCTCTTGCCCACCAGAAATTGATCCAGCGCGTTCAGCGTGATCCGGCGCTGTGGCCCGTCGGCGAGGACGACGTGGCTCGCCTCGAGTTCGTCGCCGTTCGAGAGCGTCAGGGTGTGAACGGGCTCCCCCGAGAGGTCGCTCTCGAGGTTCTTGACGCCCGTCCCGACGCGCATGTCGGCCCCCGCGTCAGCGGCACGTTCGTGGAGCCAGTCGTCCATCCGCGCGCGGTGGAAGGTGTAGCCGAACTTGGGGTATCGGGCCTCCATGCCCGTCGTCTCGAGGCGGATTTTCGTCGTGGGGCCGACGAACTCCGTGCCCTCGAGTTCCCGGAGGATCACCTCGTCGGGAATCTCCTCGTAGTCGAAGTCCATGATGTCGATCCAGTAGTCGAGCATCCCCGCGGCGTCGGTCGAGTCCGGGCCGAGGCCCTCTCGATCCTCTCGAGGGACGCCCTGTTCGAACAGGACCGTCTCGGCGCCGTGAGCGGCGGCCCGTTCGGCCGCCGACGCTCCCGCGGGCCCACCGCCGACGATCGCAACGTCAACGCGTTCCATACAGCGTTGGGACTCAGCGACCCCTATTAAAGTGCCTGAAAGTCGCCGCGACGAGACGGTCGGACTCGAGTCGGCGCCGACCGACGAACGCCCGATGCTCACGGCACAAGACAGACGTAGCCTCGAGCCTAATTCCGGGTATGACTGACCCGACGACGGCCGACGTAGGCGAGACGGCCGAGACGAGCGACCAGGCTGCTGAACGCTCGGCGCGCCCTGTCGCTCTCAAGAACGAGGCCGACCTGGAGGCGTTCGTCGCGGACCACGACCGGGCGCTGGTCGAGTTCTACACGGCGGGGTGTTCGATGTGCGACGCGATGGTCCCCGTCCTCGGGGGCGTCGCTCGAGCGACCGACGTCGCCATCGCCACGATCAATCCGCGGGACGACCCGCCGCTGATCGAGCGATTCGACGTTCGGAGCGTACCCCTGTTAGTCCTCTTCGCCGACGGCGACCCCGTCGCCCGCCGTGCGGACGGGTTCGTTCCTGCTGAAGAAGTCATAGGCTGGCTCGAGTCGGAGACCGAACAGTAACTTACTGGTGTGGAGTCCCGTTGACTGCACCCTGGACGGTGGATGGTCGTGCGTCGAACCCGTCAGAACGATCGATTCGCCTCTGTGGCGGATTACCGACTGACAGAACAATGGTATAGAATTAATAGTACCAGTACAATCTACTTGCTGCCCCAATTTTCGTCGATTCACCGACTTA
This region of Natronosalvus halobius genomic DNA includes:
- a CDS encoding thioredoxin family protein — protein: MTDPTTADVGETAETSDQAAERSARPVALKNEADLEAFVADHDRALVEFYTAGCSMCDAMVPVLGGVARATDVAIATINPRDDPPLIERFDVRSVPLLVLFADGDPVARRADGFVPAEEVIGWLESETEQ
- a CDS encoding NAD(P)/FAD-dependent oxidoreductase → MERVDVAIVGGGPAGASAAERAAAHGAETVLFEQGVPREDREGLGPDSTDAAGMLDYWIDIMDFDYEEIPDEVILRELEGTEFVGPTTKIRLETTGMEARYPKFGYTFHRARMDDWLHERAADAGADMRVGTGVKNLESDLSGEPVHTLTLSNGDELEASHVVLADGPQRRITLNALDQFLVGKSVSDHLSPPTANHIAYQQYREFPEELFAEFEDTLKFWWGYMPGETAYPWIFPNDGTVARVGLTMPIGMDLEDVAHPESYKLLKPSDDGIPNGAEYIRRLLEQEYGDEYDIEEDIPIVEDRGKSKGTETYPISSTRPIESPVGANIAVAGGAMGTTSAFHEGGYHVAVRTGKIAGRLAATDGLAHYNEVWKRAIGDEILRNVAFADIVRDYEPDDWDWAFDVISGMQGSSSGDGSILDKKFTAGVGGAKILMAYRRRKLKYRNGKYVQLREDEYVY